In Haloarcula salinisoli, a genomic segment contains:
- a CDS encoding alpha/beta fold hydrolase: MPTLSIEDGRLWYDDHGRGPPLVCIHGGWLNTHSWDEQVERFADEYRVVRFDLRGHGRTGPTGTRDYSIDLFVDDLERLLDHLDIHRPILCGLSVGGMIAQSYLDRHPDRARGAVVGGPLQSMPPVDIPPMMKPFLSPLPAITGMASTFGSTATFQSLLASIRAITGRRWLTLDPAVRSKALDALDDVSPDEYRKIFRALYEFEPPNLSHIATPVLVLYGAQEAPMVKRQGEQLATTVPQGQLREIPDSGHLINQDNPLAFNEACAAFFGTLAPSVAHPP; this comes from the coding sequence ATGCCCACACTCTCTATCGAGGACGGACGGCTCTGGTACGACGACCACGGACGCGGGCCGCCGCTGGTCTGTATTCACGGTGGCTGGCTGAACACCCACTCCTGGGACGAGCAGGTCGAGCGATTCGCAGACGAGTACCGGGTGGTGCGGTTCGACCTCCGTGGGCACGGCCGGACCGGCCCGACCGGGACGCGAGACTATTCCATCGACCTGTTCGTGGACGACCTCGAACGCCTCCTCGACCACCTCGATATCCACCGCCCGATTCTCTGTGGCCTGTCCGTCGGCGGCATGATAGCACAGTCCTACCTCGATAGACACCCAGACCGGGCGCGAGGCGCCGTCGTCGGCGGGCCGCTGCAGTCGATGCCCCCGGTCGACATCCCGCCGATGATGAAGCCCTTCCTCTCGCCGCTCCCGGCGATAACGGGGATGGCGTCGACGTTCGGCTCGACCGCGACGTTTCAGTCGCTGCTGGCCTCTATCAGGGCGATAACTGGCCGGCGGTGGCTGACGCTCGACCCCGCAGTCCGCTCGAAAGCGCTCGATGCGCTCGACGACGTCTCACCGGACGAGTACCGGAAGATATTCCGTGCGCTCTACGAGTTCGAACCGCCGAATCTGTCCCACATCGCGACGCCCGTGCTCGTCCTCTACGGGGCCCAGGAAGCGCCCATGGTCAAGCGCCAGGGCGAGCAACTCGCGACGACCGTTCCCCAGGGGCAGTTACGCGAGATACCAGACTCGGGGCACCTCATCAATCAGGACAACCCGTTGGCGTTCAACGAGGCCTGTGCGGCGTTTTTCGGGACCCTGGCGCCGTCGGTCGCTCACCCTCCGTGA
- a CDS encoding GNAT family N-acetyltransferase — translation MAGDDYRIRPYRPRDRAGFLSLYETVWGHRKSRDWFEWRFQSNPYSDRVEMVVAETDDTMVGVEPLLPFRLRVGDRRLAAYQPVDWLVHPDHRRRGLFTRMTERLLARYADDAALLFNFPTDALLSGLESFDWRVVGDLPTSYRVQNPRPLVADAVGPRAEKALSPAIRVASAATKRGLALLDRYNVPATDYTVEAHDRLPVETVERLYAGTAPTAIHVPRDEPYLAWRFDNPHWETTTYVATADGDPVGSIIAATERRDDCTTAMVLDCQPMCDDRADVIEPLLVRFVRDNRDADVLKAPGWYAPRLRRRYGFWHDSALAVSRFPTISRATVRPLVEDLDDADAWLLDGRRLTDRASWRLTLADLDIE, via the coding sequence ATGGCTGGGGACGACTACCGGATTCGCCCGTACCGACCGCGGGACCGGGCGGGTTTTCTCTCGCTGTACGAGACGGTCTGGGGCCACCGGAAGAGCCGCGACTGGTTCGAGTGGCGATTTCAGTCGAACCCCTATAGCGACCGCGTGGAGATGGTCGTCGCCGAAACCGACGACACTATGGTCGGCGTCGAACCGCTGTTGCCCTTTCGGCTCCGCGTCGGCGACCGACGCCTCGCCGCCTACCAGCCCGTCGACTGGCTCGTCCACCCTGACCACCGACGGCGGGGCCTGTTCACGCGGATGACCGAGCGGCTACTCGCACGGTACGCCGACGACGCGGCGCTCCTGTTCAACTTCCCGACCGACGCCTTGCTCTCCGGGCTCGAATCGTTCGACTGGCGCGTCGTCGGCGACCTTCCCACGAGCTACCGCGTCCAGAACCCCCGCCCGCTCGTGGCCGACGCCGTCGGTCCCAGGGCCGAAAAGGCACTCTCGCCTGCCATCCGGGTCGCCTCGGCGGCCACGAAACGCGGGCTCGCCCTCCTCGACCGCTACAACGTCCCCGCGACGGACTACACCGTCGAGGCCCACGACCGACTCCCGGTCGAGACAGTCGAACGGCTCTACGCTGGCACGGCACCGACCGCTATCCACGTCCCCCGGGACGAGCCCTACCTGGCCTGGCGGTTCGACAACCCCCACTGGGAGACGACGACCTACGTCGCCACCGCCGACGGCGACCCCGTCGGGAGCATCATCGCCGCGACCGAACGGCGCGACGACTGCACGACGGCGATGGTACTGGACTGCCAGCCGATGTGTGACGACCGCGCCGACGTCATCGAACCCCTCCTCGTCCGGTTCGTCCGCGACAACCGCGACGCCGACGTGCTGAAAGCGCCCGGCTGGTACGCCCCGCGACTCCGCCGCCGCTACGGCTTCTGGCACGACAGCGCCCTCGCCGTCTCGCGGTTCCCCACCATCTCCCGGGCCACCGTCCGCCCGCTGGTCGAGGACCTCGACGACGCCGACGCCTGGCTGCTCGACGGGCGCCGTCTCACCGACCGCGCGAGCTGGCGACTCACGCTCGCCGACCTCGATATCGAGTGA
- a CDS encoding HTH domain-containing protein, whose protein sequence is MSSKVRTVPGKDRDEESGEYTTSYADSDFLAAISKLDGMAGTSEIAQEVGCTRRTAYTRLSSIEEKGDVRSRQVGNSLVWIVADNLE, encoded by the coding sequence ATGTCTTCGAAAGTACGGACCGTGCCGGGGAAAGACCGCGATGAGGAGTCAGGTGAGTACACCACAAGCTATGCTGACTCCGACTTCCTCGCTGCCATCTCCAAGCTAGACGGAATGGCTGGAACATCCGAAATAGCTCAAGAAGTAGGCTGTACCCGGCGAACTGCTTATACCCGTCTTTCTTCAATCGAGGAGAAGGGCGATGTGAGGAGTCGTCAGGTCGGAAACTCCCTCGTCTGGATTGTTGCCGATAATCTGGAGTAG
- a CDS encoding DNA methyltransferase, whose protein sequence is MSDESSDHKQSRLFTTEDGDFDEDRAKADALPVEDGEVVDTGELADHQRYVEERGIYDERNRVNDLTGREWKFATKSVIPEQYPPAIQHDLRSEHGGQKPPRLCLALIQRFSKAGDLVLDPFAGVGGTLLGASLAEYEGTGRRDAVGFERTERWIDIYETVLERENADREARGEGPLAAQELRHGDCADLVEDVETDGVDFLLTDVPYWDMDKVEQTRNEVETRDSKLGDFDDDDRQTKADWLDEMEAKFAQFRRVVTPDGYVAVFIGDMYREQSYNMLSAELADRIEAAGYTLKANLVWYDPSKDLHVYGYPFSFVPSMVHQNILVFRND, encoded by the coding sequence ATGAGCGACGAGTCGTCCGACCACAAACAAAGCCGTCTGTTCACCACCGAGGACGGCGACTTCGACGAAGACCGGGCGAAGGCGGACGCGCTCCCCGTCGAGGACGGCGAGGTCGTCGACACCGGCGAGCTCGCGGACCACCAGCGCTACGTCGAGGAGCGGGGCATCTACGACGAGCGCAACCGGGTCAACGACCTCACCGGCCGGGAGTGGAAGTTCGCGACCAAATCCGTCATCCCCGAGCAGTACCCGCCCGCCATCCAGCACGACCTGCGGAGCGAACACGGCGGCCAGAAACCCCCCAGACTCTGTCTGGCACTCATCCAGCGGTTCAGCAAGGCCGGCGACCTCGTGCTCGACCCCTTCGCCGGCGTCGGCGGCACGCTGCTTGGGGCCTCGCTGGCCGAGTACGAGGGCACCGGTCGCCGCGACGCCGTCGGCTTCGAACGCACCGAGCGCTGGATAGATATCTACGAGACGGTCCTCGAACGCGAGAACGCCGACCGCGAGGCCCGCGGCGAGGGACCGCTGGCCGCCCAGGAGCTGCGCCACGGGGACTGTGCCGACCTGGTCGAAGACGTCGAGACCGACGGCGTCGACTTTCTTCTCACCGACGTCCCCTACTGGGACATGGACAAGGTCGAACAGACCCGCAACGAGGTCGAGACCCGCGACAGCAAGCTGGGCGATTTCGACGACGACGACCGCCAGACGAAAGCCGACTGGCTCGACGAGATGGAAGCGAAGTTCGCGCAGTTCCGCCGTGTCGTCACGCCCGACGGCTACGTGGCGGTCTTCATCGGCGATATGTACCGCGAGCAGTCCTACAACATGCTCTCGGCGGAGCTCGCCGACCGCATCGAGGCCGCCGGCTACACGCTGAAGGCGAATCTCGTCTGGTACGACCCCTCGAAGGACCTCCACGTCTACGGCTATCCGTTCTCCTTTGTCCCCTCGATGGTCCACCAGAACATCCTGGTCTTTCGCAACGACTGA
- a CDS encoding twin-arginine translocation signal domain-containing protein, with translation MSTDDTRGNESIASTKDPSRRQFLGAAAAAATLSVDPPADPQASVSDDFAAQVATEHVQPALRTLTRPDYDRTEAIPKLERALSRLRQEAQTHPDERHE, from the coding sequence ATGTCAACCGACGATACACGCGGGAATGAAAGCATCGCCTCGACGAAGGACCCAAGCCGACGCCAGTTTCTCGGCGCGGCAGCTGCGGCCGCGACGCTCTCAGTCGACCCACCAGCGGACCCACAGGCCTCCGTCTCGGACGACTTCGCCGCACAGGTCGCTACCGAACACGTCCAACCGGCCCTTCGGACACTGACACGGCCGGACTACGACCGCACGGAAGCGATCCCGAAGCTCGAACGCGCCCTTTCTCGACTCCGACAGGAGGCCCAGACACACCCCGACGAGAGACATGAATAA
- a CDS encoding site-specific integrase, with amino-acid sequence MTRNADRRIENLQDRIERAEEMSGDDQDVLQAFDNRLALLGSQYGKERREKLLRHCVRIAEEVGGLADALDDKRAAEDIVRWIHDTYDNEESNRDYRVALRMFGKHVSDGDEIPDSIAWVSATTSKDYNPMPNPAKMLWWDEHIKPMLNECRHARDKALIAVAWDSGARSGELRNLTVGDVSDHKYGLRISVDGKKGERSVILTTAVPQLQQWLNVHPGKDQPDAPLWSKLSKPEDISYQMKLKILKKHARKAGVNHCDVTFTRMRKSSASYLASDGVNQAHIEDHHGWDRGSDVASRYVAVFGDANDRAIAQAHGVDVEEDESDPIAPVTCPRCRNETPRDEPTCVWCSQAMDAAAVEELEREQDEIRSELLQIAHDDPDFLDNLDRVEQFIELGDENPELLREAREFASLTES; translated from the coding sequence ATGACGAGAAACGCAGATCGTCGAATCGAGAATCTGCAGGACCGCATCGAGCGGGCCGAGGAGATGAGTGGAGACGACCAGGACGTGCTGCAGGCCTTCGACAATAGGCTGGCCCTGCTCGGGAGCCAGTACGGCAAGGAACGCCGTGAGAAGCTGCTCAGGCACTGTGTGCGCATCGCCGAGGAAGTCGGTGGACTGGCCGACGCCCTCGACGACAAGCGAGCTGCCGAGGACATCGTCCGCTGGATTCACGACACCTACGACAACGAGGAGTCCAACCGGGACTACCGGGTCGCGCTGCGGATGTTCGGGAAGCACGTCAGCGACGGCGACGAGATTCCCGATAGTATCGCGTGGGTCTCGGCGACCACGTCGAAGGACTACAACCCGATGCCGAACCCGGCGAAGATGCTCTGGTGGGACGAGCACATCAAGCCCATGCTGAACGAGTGCCGACACGCCCGAGACAAGGCGCTCATCGCCGTCGCGTGGGACTCCGGGGCCCGGAGCGGGGAACTCCGAAACCTCACCGTCGGCGACGTTTCCGACCACAAATACGGTCTGCGTATCTCCGTCGACGGGAAGAAGGGCGAGCGATCGGTCATCCTGACGACCGCCGTTCCCCAACTCCAGCAGTGGCTGAACGTCCATCCGGGGAAGGACCAGCCGGACGCCCCGCTCTGGTCGAAACTGAGCAAGCCCGAAGATATCAGCTACCAGATGAAGCTCAAAATCCTCAAGAAGCACGCCCGGAAGGCTGGCGTGAACCACTGCGACGTGACTTTCACCCGGATGCGCAAGTCTTCCGCTTCCTATCTCGCTTCGGACGGCGTGAATCAGGCCCACATCGAGGACCATCATGGCTGGGACCGGGGTTCTGACGTTGCTTCCCGTTATGTTGCTGTCTTCGGCGACGCCAACGACCGCGCTATCGCGCAGGCCCACGGCGTCGACGTGGAAGAGGACGAATCCGACCCGATTGCTCCGGTCACCTGCCCCCGCTGCCGGAACGAGACGCCCCGCGACGAACCCACCTGTGTCTGGTGCAGTCAGGCGATGGACGCGGCGGCTGTCGAAGAACTGGAGCGGGAACAGGACGAGATTCGGTCGGAACTGCTGCAGATTGCCCACGACGACCCTGACTTCCTCGACAACCTCGACCGCGTCGAGCAATTCATCGAGCTCGGTGACGAGAACCCCGAACTCCTCCGTGAGGCCAGGGAGTTCGCCAGCCTCACCGAGAGCTGA